The following proteins are encoded in a genomic region of Neospora caninum Liverpool complete genome, chromosome XI:
- a CDS encoding DEHA2A05324p, related encodes MSRLGRSSSTASSSSSRSSQIVRDGDGDRGWARTQAELSARFPFIRECLPGQLLQLRLENWMAYTGPVEVNFLTGINLLAAPNGAGKSSLLCAMAFGLGYDVAHISRRGSRLRDFIKIGHNACSVSCVLAGRKPGEFVTTKRELRLSGDQAVSTFYINGNECGAEARIQFQRRMKLQVDNLICFMPQERVPEFATMRPEDLFMATLRAIDYDLHEAYAGLRDWEAQRDETEKLLTQGRADLVVLSRAVEKLRLEHEELKRLQSCEKERILCEGKILENRVAAVKASLKAQEREKQKTEKELRRANEKVRKVDEKLKEVQNVLRRVTEDRGRLTAKWRQDQESAGAQLEDFVADAMADVERLEAEIAALPEKALEWKRERERLAKEYALRHTVLMRAKAAEEKVRLEAEREKAHVAARMQEIQNTVAACNARRRELQQEAAEARLRVQTLEGEEQDLMRQALTERRKKAVLQENRQSVRVKNLLHFMSAPGGGDRTRQQSLSTALQLHKERKLKHTFGPVAFITQVKSARYRPYVEHLLQGRVGAFVCTDEEEMKFLSRSNCHALFLRTDLRGRVRLPTATAQMRELGVECFIHEQLEFVVEELDEMQASQAWPGDRSASLPTETVKAESAGRGDRSDACAGGAQSAQDELARRNEEDRKTQEARRREALLLAIRETVVSFTNANTIFVVRDSLTPQEEQRMQQFMKEELARLFQFPVRKLVYFKGAAVHSVQKSLHDNFWLDACDMLRSRLTHAAPHRDAGPGFAGASSPSAPFAGILEVVTPAGRKMPGEREGRSQQTEDVIGEKRVQVQKEREKALKRLEELEQENDELTSKRQEAVGQRQTLIEKDTRLAKAAHDHAFAKDLYEAVVTEIRALEAKRPGPGALLDQERRLQQRIWKRLYDALQKEREASRKFHALAESWLKMREEAAGVQGHRETLRKLQAERRGPAQEVCNLKSELTEKSAAIASLRRELGTRSGALERWSEEAALVYRHFLFPSEELLSPKADANAPDACQGRLRGRKRGRDGDAESGDRRKRGRGESRDGGRESSSEDEAFLRSSEDEREDFQDYVAKVKEDLKKAALPESEEELKAIINACTEELERTGGGNRQAFRDFKAKVQEKKKKESEVTKLEEKAQHQQKKINRVKESWHRRISEIVSTVSRRFSVFLKFINPDASGYVALHDPAASSSTSSSSSSSASSSLSPAPSVRDLELRICVSFYPGQSARPLNTRHSGGERSLCTVLYLLAVQAYAREGFRVLDEINQGLDGEKEKKLFALLTRVAQGWEGDESTQPGQEALPATPTQMSASPSGSPVSVHAPPNAGGGVQYVLLTPQLVKGTDYSAVCVHFPFNGRHLRLQQWGDEKALCAGAEEAVRRDRALQKNAEEGRSYILTREEIQELRQALQAEEREEDQQRRPT; translated from the exons ATGTCTAGACTGGGTCGGTCTTCGTCCaccgcttcgtcttcctcttcgcgctcgtctCAGATTGTCAGAGATGGCGACGGCGACCGAGGATGGGCGAGGACCCAGGCAGAACTctccgcgcgtttcccgttcATTCGAGAGTGTCTGCCTGGCcagcttctccagctgcggCTCGAGAACTGGATGGCTTACACAGGCCCTGTCGAGGTCAATTTCCTCACCGGCATCAACCTG CTCGCCGCCCCAAATGGCGCCGGAAAGAGCAGCCTGCTGTGTGCCATGGCCTTCGGCCTAGGCTACGATGTCGCGCACATCTCTcggcgcggctctcgcctccgcgacTTCATTAAGATTGGCcacaacgcatgcagcgtctcctgcgtcctcgccgggAGAAAGCCTGGCGAGTTTGTCACCACGAAACGCGAGCTTCGACTG TCAGGAGACCAGGCGGTTTCGACCTTCTACATTAATGGGAATGAGTGCGGAGCAGAGGCTCGCATCCAGTTTCAGAGGCGCATGAAGCTCCAGGTCGACAACTTGATCTGCTTCATGCCTCAGGAGCGCGTTCCGGAATTCGCGACGATGCGTCCAGAAGACCTCTTCATGGCTACACTGCGC GCCATCGATTATGACTTGCACGAGGCGTATGCGGGCTTGCGCGATTGGGAGGcgcagcgagacgaaacagagaagctTTTAACTCAAGGACGCGCCGACTTGGTGGTGCTTTCCCGCGCCGTGGAAAAGCTGCGATTGGAGCACGAGGAACTCAAGCGGCTTCAGAGCTGTGAAAAGGAACGCATTCTCTGTGAAGGGAAAATCCTCGAG AACCGCGTGGCGGCAGTGAAGGCGAGCCTCAAAGCgcaggaacgcgagaagcagaagaccgAAAAGGAGCTCCGGCGAGCGAACGAAAAAGTCCGGAAAGTTGACGAGAAGCTCAAGGAGGTTCAGAACGTGCTGCGCCGTGTCACGGAAGACCGGGGCCGTTTGACGGCGAAATGGCGCCAGGATCAGGAGAGCGCAGGCGCACAACTGGAAGACTTCGTCGCAGAT GCGATGGCGGATGTGGAGAGGCTCGAGGCCGAGATCGCGGCCCTCCCAGAGAAGGCACTggagtggaagagagagcgagagagactcgccAAAGAGTACGCCCTGCGTCATACGGTTCTAATGCGCGCCAAGGCGGCCGAAGAAAAG GTTCGCTTGGAGGcagagcgggagaaagcgCATGTGgcggcgcgcatgcaagaaaTTCAAAATACcgtggctgcatgcaacgcgCGACGTCGCGAACTCCAGCAagaggccgcggaggcgcgctTGCGCGTGCAGACtctcgagggcgaggaacaG GATTTGATGCGGCAAGCGCtgacggagagacgaaagaaagcagTTCTACAAGAAAACCGCCAGAGTGTCCGAGTCAAAAACCTCCTTCACTTCATGTCCGCTCCCGGCGGTGGAGACCGAACTCGACAACAAAGTCTCTCGACTGCCTTGCAGCTccacaaggagagaaaactcAAGCACACATTCGGGCCTGTCGCTTTCATTACGCAG GTGAAATCGGCGAGGTATCGGCCGTATGTTGAGCATCTTCTTCAAGGTCGCGTGGGGGCTTTTGTGTGCACTGATGAGGAGGAAATGAAGTTTTTGTCTCGGTCGAATTGCCacgctctctttcttcgcacGGACCTGCGAGGCCGCGTTCGTCTGCCGACCGCGACGGCTCAAATGCGCGAGCTGGGTGTCGAATGTTTTATCCACGAACAGCTGGAGTTTGTCGTGGAAGAGTTGGACGAGATGCAGGCTTCTCAAGCGTGGCCGGGCGACcgcagcgcgtctctcccgacGGAGACTGTAAAGGCCGAATCagcggggcgaggcgacaggagcGATGCGTGCGCAGGCGGTGCTCAGAGTGCCCAAGACGAGCTTGCtcggagaaacgaagaagacaggaagacgcaggaggcgaggcgaagagaagcgtTGCTGTTGGCCATTCGAGAGACCGTTGTTTCGTTCACGAACGCAAACACGATTTTCGTCGTTCGCGACTCGCTAACCCCCCAGGAAGagcaacgcatgcagcagttCATGAAGGAAGAGCTCGCGCGCCTTTTCCAGTTTCCTGTTCGAAAGCTTGTCTACTTCAAAGGCGCCGCGGTCCACAGCGTCCAAAAGAGCCTCCACGACAATTTCTGGCTCGACGCATGCGACATGCTGCGGTCGCGGctgacgcatgcagccccgcACCGGGACGCCGGCCCTGGGTTTGCCggagcgtcttcgccctcggcgcCGTTTGCTGGGATTCTCGAAGTCGTGACTCCGGCGGGACGGAAGATGCcgggcgagcgagaagggaggagtCAGCAAACCGAGGACGTCAttggagaaaaacgcgtgcaGGTtcagaaggagagagaaaaagcgctCAAGCGCTTGGAGGAACTCGAGCAGGAGAACGACGAACTCACAAGCAAGCGCCAAGAAGCCGTTGGACAGCGTCAAACCCTGATCGAGAAGGACACCCGCCTTGCCAAGGCCGCACATGACCATGCCTTCGCCAAGGACCTCTACGAGGCGGTTGTCACCGAG ATCCGGGCTCTCGAGGCGAAGCGTCCAGGCCCCGGCGCGTTGCTCGATCAGGAGCGCCGCCTTCAACAGCGCATCTGGAAGCGACTCTACGACGCATTGCAGAAAGAACGAG AGGCGTCTCGGAAATTCCACGCGCTTGCCGAAAGTTGGCTGAAAAtgcgcgaagaagccgccggCGTCCAGGGGCATCGCGAGACGCTCCGGAAACTGCAAGCGGAACGCCGAGGGCCTGCGCAAGAG GTTTGCAATCTCAAATCGGAATTgacggagaaaagcgcagccatcgcgtctcttcgtcgggAACTGGGGACGCGGTCGGGGGCCCTTGAGCGCTGGAGCGAAGAGGCTGCTCTCGTTTACCGAcactttctttttccctctgaggagctgctgtctccgaagGCAGACGCGAATGCGCCGGACGCCTGCCAGGGGCGCTTGCGCGGCCGGAAGCGCggccgagacggagacgcagagagcggagacagacggaagcgcgggcgaggcgagtcACGGGATGGAGGACGTGAGAgcagcagcgaagacgaggcgtttctccgtagcagcgaagacgagcgagaagacttCCAGGACTACGTCGCAAAGGTGAAGGAGGACTTGAAGAAGGCTGCGTTGCCcgagagtgaagaggaaCTCAAAGCGATCAtcaacgcatgcacggagGAGCTGGAACGAACGGGGGGCGGCAACCGGCAAGCGTTCCGAGACTTCAAAGCCAAGGTtcaggagaagaaaaagaaggagagcgaagTGACGAAGCtcgaggagaaggcgcaacACCAACAGAAGAAGATCAACAGGGTCAAAGAAAG TTGGCATCGCAGAATTTCCGAGATCGTTAGCACTGTCAGTCGGCGCTTCAGCGTCTTCCTCAAATTCATCAACCCCGATGCTTCAGGCTATGTCGCCCTTCACGATcctgcagcttcttcctctacctcttcttcctcttcctcttctgcgtcttcttcgttgaGTCCGGCTCCGAGTGTGCGCGATCTCGAGCTGCGCatttgcgtctccttctATCCAGGCCAGTCGGCGCGGCCCCTCAACACGCGGCACTCTGGCGGCGAGAGGTCGCTCTGCACCGTGCTTTATCTTCTAGCTGTGCAG GCCTACGCTCGCGAGGGGTTTCGCGTGCTGGACGAGATCAACCAAGGcctggacggcgagaaggaaaagaagctTTTTGCGCTCCTCACGCGCGTCGCGCAAGGCTGGGAAGGTGACGAGTCAACCCAGCCTGGCCAGGAGGCGCTTCCAGCGACGCCGACGCAAATGAGCGCATCTCCGTCCGGCTCTCCAGTGTCAGTACATGCGCCGCCAAACGCTGGAGGCGGTGTCCAGTACGTTCTCCTGACACCGCAGCTGGTGAAGGGAACCGACTACTCCGCTGTCTGCGTCCACTTTCCGTTCAACGGACGTCACTTGCGACTGCAACAGTggggcgacgagaaggcgctctgtgcaggcgcggaagaagccgtGAGGCGAGACCGAGCCCTCCAGAAGAACGCCGAGGAGGGACGGTCGTATATCCTGACGAGGGAAGAGATTCAGGAACTCaggcaggcgctgcaggctGAGGAACGGGAGGAAGATCAGCAACGGCGGCCAACTTGA